The Arachis ipaensis cultivar K30076 chromosome B07, Araip1.1, whole genome shotgun sequence genome includes a window with the following:
- the LOC107607352 gene encoding uncharacterized protein LOC107607352: MNDTIHTFMQEQREFHKKQEAYMATIADALSRLTLPPQTAQNTQQASTSSSLYSQPQPNPKGSINAITLRSGTKLDKNVAIPTKLSEETNNEDVGDEVEVMRDEDEGVDESKEEPPKVKEPKRKTLLEEPLPISFPTLAKKAKKQEELDPTMVEVFKKVEVTVPLFQAIQQVPRYAKFLKDVCTHKEKLGNLNTRPVDDSISSLLPKKCNDPDPCLVTCLIGGIKFMDCMCDLGACVSIMPLSIYERLNLSPLKRSGARFVLADKSIVSVVGIAENVLVNIQGLFFPVDFHILETPPIDSNKPSSILLGRPFLKTSCFKLDAHSGVYSFEADDKLVKFTLEESNKPIFEAYSIFGCDVVEEQVNEDGKERKEEDVAKRSSSEDHTHHTQPKHAKELEIFLLGEVPK, translated from the coding sequence ATGAATGACACAATTCACACCTTCATGCAAGAACAACGAGAGTTCCACAAGAAACAAGAAGCATATATGGCTACAATAGCCGATGCCCTTTCCCGTTTGACTCTCCCTCCTCAAACCGCACAAAACACCCAACAAGCTTCAACCTCAAGTAGTTTGTATTCCCAACCTCAACCCAACCCTAAGGGTAGCATCAATGCCATTACCCTTAGGAGCGGCACTAAATTGGATAAGAATGTTGCTATACCTACAAAGTTGAGTGAGGAGACAAACAATGAAGATGTGGGAGATGAAGTGGAGGTGATGAGGGATGAAGATGAAGGTGTTGAtgaaagcaaggaagaaccacccAAGGTCAAGGAGCCAAAGAGAAAGACTTTGCTTGAAGAGCCTTTGCCCATTTCATTCCCAACTTTAGCCAAGAAGGCCAAGAAACAAGAAGAGCTTGACCCCACTATGGTGGAAGTTTTCAAGAAGGTTGAAGTCACCGTCCCTCTCTTCCAAGCAATTCAACAAGTGCCAAGATATGCCAAGTTCCTTAAAGATGTTTGCACTCACAAAGAAAAGCTTGGCAACCTCAACACAAGGCCGGTAGATGATTCTATCTCCTCCTTACTTCCTAAAAAATGCAATGATCCCGACCCATGTTTGGTCACTTGCTTGATTGGCGGAATTAAATTCAtggactgtatgtgtgatctggGGGCGTGTGTGAGCATTATGCCACTCTCCATTTATGAAAGATTGAATTTGTCACCCCTAAAGAGGTCCGGGGCGAGGTTTGTTCTAGCCGACAAGAGTATTGTGTCCGTTGTTGGGATTGCCGAAAATGTCCTAGTCAATATCCAAGGATTGTTCTTTCCAGTTGATTTTCACATTTTGGAGACACCTCCCATTGACTCAAACAAGCCATCATCCATActccttggaaggccattcttaAAGACATCCTGTTTCAAGCTAGATGCACATTCGGGAGTCTATTCTTTTGAGGCGGATGACAAGCTAGTCAAGTTCACCTTGGAGGAGTCCAACAAGCCCATTTTTGAAGCGTATTCTATTTTTGGCTGCGATGTAGTTGAAGAGCAAGTCAATGAGGATGGCAAGGAGCGAAAAGAAGAGGATGTTGCCAAGAGATCAAGTTCAGAGGATCATACTCATCACACTCAACCCAAACatgccaaggagttggagatcTTCCTCCTTGGTGAAGTTCCCAAGTGA